Genomic DNA from Pongo abelii isolate AG06213 chromosome 22, NHGRI_mPonAbe1-v2.0_pri, whole genome shotgun sequence:
CTGTTACCCCACAGCCTGTCCTGTTGCTTTACACTTAGCAACTGGATCAGTTAGATCCGTGATGGTATCTCAGAGTACCCTGCATTTCTCCTCCTATGGGAGAAACGGAACATCTTTTCATTGAAGGGCCAGTTTTATGTCATTTTTGTGCAGATTGtcagttcatgtcttttgcctatttgGTCTTTGGTTTCCTCAATGTTTGAGTTATTTACATACTTGGGATCTTAACCCTTTATCTGTGATagatgttgcaaatattttttcccagtttgcCATCTGTCTTTAATTAATggtaggggatttttttttttttttttttttttaagacagggtctcactccctcacccaggctggagtgcagagccgCCATCTCTGCTgacagcaagctctgcctccctggctaaagcgatcctcccacttcagcctccggagtagctgaaacgaacttttcttattttttgcagaggagttttcgccatgttggccaggctggtctccaactcctggactcaagagattctcccacctaggcctcccaacgtgctgggattacgggcgtgagccacagtgtctggcccaccttttttttttttttttttttaatgagacatagtttcgctcttgtcgtccaggctggagtgcagtggtgcaatctcagctcactgcaacctccacctcccgagttcaaatgtttctcctgcctcagcctctcgagtagctgggattacaggagcaccaCCAGCACGAccgactaatttttgttatttttagtagagacacggtttcaccatgttgcccaggctggtctcgaactcctgacctcaagtgatctgcctgccttggcctcgcaaagtgctgagatttacaggcgtgaaccaccgcgcccggccccagcttccgttttttaatgttattatgtatcaatctttttttttcctggcacgTAGGCGCTGGGTCATTAGGAAGCCTTTCCCCACACGCAGGTCCTAGTCACCCGTGCTTTCTAACGGCGGGTAGGCCCTGCAGCTCTGCCCCTAACATGGGCGCGGGGCACGCGGCCAGGGGCCCGTGTGAGGAGGACAGGGCGCGCGAACCCAGGTTCTCAGGCCGCGTCACCGCGCGTGCGCACTGACAGCCGGGCCGAGCCAGCCCGGGTCCCGTAGGGAAGAACGCCAGCAGCGCGCGGAGGCCGCGCTGCCCTGGGCCGCGGGGTCCCTATGGCTGCCCCACCGGAAGCCCCGCCCCCTCTGGCAGCTGGAGGCGGCTTTCCGGCCGTTCCGGCTGCAGCCCAGCGGCCTCGACTCAGGAGACGGCTGTTCCCCGGCAGGGGCCCGGGGTGGACTGCCCGACCCTCGCCCGGCCCCAGCACGCCCCCGGCGAGCACCCACCCCCTGCCCCGGCCCGCAGCGCCCCGACTGACTTTGAGGCCGAGACGCGGCCGCTCCTGCGCCCGGTGGTCGCCCGCGAATCCCTGCCGCGCCGCGCTGCGCCCCCTAGCGGCCCGCCTGGTGGTGCAACCGGGTTCTCTGCGCAGGGCCGCGGGGCCGCCCGgcctcctcctgccctggccgCGGTGCCGCGCGCTCGGGAACGCGGGCCCTTCGCCGCTAGCCACCTTTTGCCTCTCGGCCACCCATCCTCTCTCGCCCACGCTGCCTGGGAGGCGCGCTTCTGCCGCCTTCTTGCCGCGCTCGCTCCAGCCTCGCCCACTCCTGCGGCCTTACAGGGCCGAACCTCACCCTGCTCTGCGGAAGGCAGGCCTACACCTTCCCTCCGCGCCTTCTTCCCTGACCGGCACCAAACACCGCGTTGCCCTTTCCAGCATCGACGACCTATTCTCCAGTTCTCTGACACCAGCTGAATTAGCGCGAAACTACTGGTTAAGGGATTAGCCCAGGGAGACTGCCCTCCCCTCGCCAGCCACAAGCGGGGTGCCCAGAATGCCCACATTTTTACCCTGCCCACTAGAAACTGAGGGATTGCCACAGCTCCCGTGAGGTTCAGCAATTCCCTGGGACGACACAGAACTCAGGGAGACACTTTACTGTGAGAAGATTATTGTAAAGAACACAACTCGGGAACAGCCAAGTGCGAGACATGCGCAGCGCAGCACGGGGGGGTGAAGGGCGGGAGTGCTGCCCTCACAGCACCTGTGTGCCCACCTGCCTGGAAGCTCTCCGAATCCGAACCCTGTTTAAGAGATTTTTATCCAAGTTTCATTATGTCATTGGCCATTAGTGATTGAATTCAACCTCCAGCCCCTTTCCCTTCCCGCAAGAGGAGTAGGGACATGTTGGAGCTGAACGAAGGTTACAACCCTCTGATCACATGGTTGGTGTGTTGCACCAGCCCCACCCTGAATCCATCCTAGAGCCCGCAGATAgccacctcattagcataaactgtGATTTCATTAAGGGAGTCATTACGAATAACAAAAACACTCCTATTGCCTAGGAAATTCCAAGGGCTTTAGGAGTTCTGTGTCAGGAACTGGGGACAAAGACCAAACAGATTTTTTATACCAAACTCCCTAAACCAATAACCCAGTTTAATcgtgagaaaaacatcagacaaatcccagcAGAGGGACATTGTACAAAATAGCCAACCTAAAATCGGTCAAGGTTGTGAatgttgtcagaatcaaaatggtgGAGTCATTTGtgttaaagagagaaaaaaaatgacaaatagagCTGGGGAAAGCCATGAAGAGGATTATTGTTCCTAAATGCGTGATGTCACAAATGCTCATAAAAGATCAACACTGTCCACAGAGACCATGTCAGCCTTCCCAAAAGAAGATTCCTGccaggacatctgcccagcaataGCCTGTCCAACCTCAGACTGGTATCACCCTGATCGATACTTGTAGCTGGGGCTAATTATCAAAAACAATATGTAATcatcctcattttttctttaaaaatcttggtCTTCTTTTACCTCCCTGAATTTCACACACATAGCTTAAAATGGCCCACATGGCCCCATTGCAATGCCCTGTTCCCAAATAAATaccattttcttttagagaaccTCTCTGTTATGGAGGTTGACAAGGTCACCAAAACCAAAGAGAGTGTGAGGAACTGCCCCAGCCAAGAGGCATCTAAGGAGACATGATGGTTAAATATAAGTGGTGTCctagatgggatcctggaacagaaaaaggacattgggagaaaatggagaaaatttaaataatgtacCAATAATATCAATAATATAACGTACCAATGTTGGTTTATTACTTAACAAATGtgccatactaatgtaagatacAAATATGAGGAAACTGGTTTATGGGAACTCTGCACTATCTTGCAAATTATCTGTAAATcttaaactattctaaaaataacgctttaaaaaaaaattagagctgaGTGTCttgggcacacctgtaatcccagcactttgggaggccaaggtgggaggatcacttgggcccaagagtttcagagccagcctgggtgacacagtgagacccccatctcttaaaaaaaaaaaatagccaggcatggcagcgtgcgcctgtagtcccagctactcaggaggctgagggaggaggatctctcaagcctaggaggtcgaggctgcagtgagtcaagatgatgccactgcactcctgcctgggcaacagagcaagaccttgtctcagaaaagacaagaatcataaataaataaacaagtaaactagaaataagccagatgtggtgagGCATGCCTATAatcagttatttgggaggctgtggtgggaggatagcttgagcccaggagtccaagaccagcctaagcaacatagcaagactccctctgaaaataaaaggaaaaacaattacaAAGATTTAAAAGCCCTTCAATTTTGAGGATCCATCTTCTTTAAACAGCAGAGGGAGAAAGTGTATAAATTGAGTGACATTCACTGGAATTAGGAGATCCAGAGTGGAAATTTCCAGAGAAATTCCAAAATCCTGGTGAGAAGAAAGGAATAGCCATAGCAGGCCCTGAGAATACAGAGCTTCCTAGCCAGGTCAAATCCTTCCCATCCTTCTCCCACCTCCACTGCCCCTCCCCTGGCACCAAGGGGGTCAGCAGAGGGAGCAGAAACCTTCAGCCACTCCCCTTCCTGCAGACCGGCAGCCCCAGCCCTGACCACAGCTGGCTGGCCTTGGAATGAAGCTTGAAGGACTGATAAATATCTGGGACTGGACGTACTAGTTTCTGAATTGAGAACAAGTTTGTGATTTAAAGTGATCTTGGCTGGGCTcaaatggctcacgcctgtaatccctgccctttgggaggcttaggcgggcagatcacctgaggtcgggagattgagaccagcctggccaacacagcaaaccccgtctctactaaaaatacaaaaattagccaggcatggcggcttgcgcctgtaatcccagctactcaggaggctgagacaggagaatcacttgagcccaggaggtggaggttgcagtgagccaagatctcactactgcactccagcctgggcaatggagcaagactgcatctcaaaacaaacaaacaaatcaataaaGTGACTCTAAGATTGTCCCCAACCTAACATGAGCAGAAAGGTTTTGGGTCTGTGTTATGAGTTCAATTGTATCCTCCTAAAAAAGCTATGTTAAAGTCCTAAACACTTGCATGCCTGAGAATATGACCTCCTTTGGAAACAAGGtcgttgcagatgtaattagttaagatgagttCACACTAACCTAATATGCCTGGTGTCTTTGTAATAATATGGACATATGGTGACAGAGGCACTGGGAGAATGCCACGTGACAACAAAGGCAGAGGCTGGTCCAATGCTGCAAACCACCGAAGCAAGGAAGAAGTGAGGAAGACTTGAGGAAGGATCCCCCACAGGTTTCagaaggagcacagccctgctgccactttgattttgaacttctaggctcaagcattGCGAGAcaaaattctgttgttttaagccaccctgtTTGTAGTACTTTGCTGCAGAGGCCCTGAGAGTCTAATTCAGCCCTATTAGTGTTTTCATCTGGGGCAAGTGAATATACTCTACTGGATACATTTTAGAGATGGTAGAAGATAAAGCTGTGTTTCTCACGTCCTGTGAGTTATGCATACAATGTACCAGTTACTCAACTGTCCTGCGGACTAAATCTCTTTAAGGGACCAAGGGAGTTTACCAGGCCCCTGGTAAGGAGGCCTAGGCCCATAGGTGGTACCAAAGCAAAAGGGACCTAGCACAGTGGTGAAAAACTCCAGCATACCTTCTGGGAACTTGCCCTGCAGATACGGTCATCTGTGCAAAATGGTGTATGTGCGTACAAGGTTATTCACTGAGGCATTGTTTGCAATAACAGAAGGCTGGAAACCACTACATATCCAATAGGTGTGGAAGGCAAGTAAGTATTTGCACTCCATGCACTATTAAGACTGTGCagcttggccgggcatggtggcttatgcctgtaatcccagcactttgggaggccgaggcgggtggatcacgaggtcgggggttcgagactagcctgaccaacatggtgaaactcccatctctactaaaaatataaaaaactggccaggctggtggcgcgcgcctgtaatcccagctacatgggaggcaagagaatcgcttgaacccgggaggtggaggttgcagtgagctgagatagcgccactgcactccagcctgggcgacagagcgagactccgtctcaaaaacaaacaaacaaacaataaaaccgTGCAGctcttaaaaacttaaaaactggGAGGAAGCGACGCCCAGCAAAACGGCGGCCGCGCAGCGCCTGTGTTGTTGAGGATCCGGGACGCTGGCCCGCGGGCGTCTTGGTCTTCCTCACCGCTGCGAAATCGCGTCACCTACCGCTACTGGCGGATTCAGGAGGTGCTGAAGCACGCCAAGCACTTCCGGCGGGGGAACGGGGTGCGGGAGAAATTGCTGCTACAGGTTGGCGGTCAGAGCCGGGACTCTAGCCTTTGTGAAATGCACCAAAACCGGAAACCTGAAGAAGAGGATCATGAAGACCCTCTGGATTAATCGAATTACAGCTGCTACCCAGGAACACGGCCCGAAGTACCTAGCGTTCACTGGCAATTTAATTAAGTGCCAGGTGGAGCGCCACAAGAAAGTCCTAGCGGATCTGGCTGTCTATGAACCAAAGACTTTTACATCTTTGGCTGCGTTGGCCAATAGGAGGCGACAGGAAGAATTTGCTGCTGCCTTGGGAGATAGGAAGGCagcatttttttccagaatggTACAGCACCGCTGAGGACCGTTGCTGTATTGACTAGGAGAAGACACAGAGTAATTTGCAGTTTATTTGATTTGTACTTGTGTTTATCCACATTCCAGTAACAGGCATGAGGGAAGGCCCCTTCTCTCTGGGACAGAGCCTCACAGATGACGTCTGTGTTTCATGTGAATGAAATTCAAACATtgttcgaaaaaaaaaaaaagttgggaggaagcaagaaagaaaaagagtaaggGAGCTGTTTGTATACtaatagagaaatagaaatatctgGAATACAGTATCCTCCCGTTTGTGTAAAAGGCAGGGAGActgataagaaaataatataactgtatttcggccgggtggggtggctcacgcctgtaatcccagcactttgggaagccaaggcgggcagatcatctgaggtcaggagtttgagaccagcttggccaacatggtgaaatccgtctctactaaaaatacaaaaattagccaggtgtggtggtgcaagcctgtaatcccagcttctcaggaggctgagacaggaggatcgcttgaacccgggaggcggaggttgcagtgagctgaaatcgtgccactacattccagcctgggcaataagaatgaaactttgtctccaaaacaaaaacaaaaacaaaaaaaggaagtaatTGTATTTAGCCAGGTCTGGTAGCATCTTcctatagtctcagctgcttgggagaccaaggcaggaggatcacctgagcccaagagttctagtccagcctggacaacatagtaagaccccccatcactacaaaaagaaaaagaaaatctaactgTACTTGCTTATATTTGCATAAAGGACCCTAAAGCATGCTCAAGAAGCTTTTAAGAGTGAGGGGACAtgggggaatggaatgggtggcagcagggaagggaaggggactTTTCCCGTATCACTCTTTATGCTGTTCTATTTTTGAACCGTGTTAACACGTGATCCActaacaaaatgaaattaaaagtgagGAGAATGTCCAGAGAGCAGATTTTCTATATTGAGAGACACATTGGATTTATTGATTAACAAGCAACTATGGAAATCCTAGAATGCTAAGTTAAGAGGTTAAGAGTTGATCTGGGAATCACTGGATGTTTTGAGCCAGGATGTAGCATCACAAAGAATCATCTGAAGGGAGTGTATAGTCCAGATCGGAAGGAGGAAAGACCCAAATGGGAAGGCTGTGGCCCTGTTCAGGTGTGAAATGATGAGGCAAGGAACAACGATGGCAGTGAACTGGAAATAGAGGTTTTCAAGAAAAATCTACACACTGAAAAAGAccagctggccaggcgcggtggctcacacctgtaatcccagcactttggggagccaaggtgagtggattacttaaggtcaggagttcaagccagcctggctaacatagtgaaatctggtctctactaaaaatacgaaaattagccaggcgtggtggcgcacgctgtaatcccagctactcaagaagcagaggcaggagaatcacttgaaccatgaagccggaggttacagtgagccgagatcacaccaatgcactccagcctgggcgacagagcgagactccatctcaaaacaaaaacaaaaaaaacagctgaaCTTCTTACATATCAAGTGCATGCTTCTTCAAATGAATGGGTCACAGAAGAGATTTTTGTCACATAGGTGTGTCTACTTGCTCttggtatataaaatattttgaaggctGCTTACATTTTAGACCTTTATATTGACCTGGATTTGGAATTTACAAGGACATCATAATGTATATTTCAGCTTCCCAAACAATAGACTGGCTAGTTTGATTTTCTCCTCTATGTCCTTATGCTTAGGCACACCATTTTAGAGTTGTTTGCTAAGCTTAccagtttcttgtttgtttgtttgtttttgagacagttttgctcttgttgcccaggatggagtgcaatgtcgcagtctcggctcaccgcaacctccgcctcccgggttcaagcgattctcctgcctcagcctcccgagtagttgggattacgggcgtgcgccaccacatgcagctaattttgtatttttagcagagatggtcAGGGTAgtctcgaacccccgacctcaggtgatccacccacctcagcctcccaaagtgctgggattccaggtgtgacccaccgcgcccgaTAGCTTACCAAATCTAATCCTACTTTCTGTTCAGTTTGGTGAAAACCCTTGGCTCTGTCTGTGGTAAATATTCcaatttatattcataaaaaCATCCATCCATGCCCCCggtctactttttaaattaaaaatcctcATTGGTCCCTGGAGCATTATCATTATTGCATTCGTATATTTCTGGTTGACAGTATTTCATTAgtccagcaaatatttactgagcatctagtATGAGACATGGTACAGCACAAATTTCTAGTTGTCCCTTAGTATCCATTCTCTTTCCTCCATAACAACAGAATATtcagctgggtgcaatggctgctgcctggaatcccagcattttgggaggctgaggcaggcagatcacctgaggtgaggagttcaacaccagcctagccaatatggtgaaacgccgtccctactaaaaatacaaaagttgggctgcgcacagtggctcacacctgtaatcccagcactttgggaagccaaggtgagtggattacttaaggtcaggagttcaagaccagcctggccaatatggtgaaactctgtctctactaaaaacacaaaaattagctgggtgtggtggcgggcgcctgtagtcccagctactccggaggctgaggcaggagaatcgcttgaacttgggaggcggaggttgccgtgaccaagatcgcgccactgcactccagcctgggtgacagagcaagactccatctcaaaaaaaaaaacaaacaacaacaagaaaaaaaatacaaaatttgacctggagcggtgactcacacctgtaatcccagtactttgggaggccgaggtgggcagatcacgaggtcaggagtttgagaccaacctgatcaacatggtgaaactgcatctctctactaaaaattcaaaaattagccgggtgtggtgctgcggacctgtaatcccagctgcttgggaggctgaggcaggagaatcgcttgaacctgggaggtggaggttgcagtaagacaaggtggcaccactgcactccagcctgggtaacagagtgagactctgtctgaaaaaaaaaaaaactaaacgtAGAAtttttcagctgggtgcagtgtaGTCCAGAATAACCAGTATACTTCCCAGCCTCCGTTGCTATTCAGTATGGCCTTGTGACCAAGTTCATAATAGGATGTGAGCAAAAGTGAAGTGTTGGATGTTTAGGTCTTATCCTGAAAGGGAGGGTGCTATATGATTActgtggtttgaatgtctccctcaaatttgtaaacttaattctcttcttttttttttttttttgagacagagtttcactcttgttgcccaggctaaagtgcagtggtacgatcttggctcactgcaatctctgcctcctgggttcaagcgattctcctgcctcagcctcccaagtagctggaattacaggcacctgccaccacgcccagctaattttttgtagttttatagagactggatttcaccgtgttggtcaggctggtctcaaactcctgacctcaggtgatccacccacctcagcctcctaaagtaccgggattccaggc
This window encodes:
- the LOC100458760 gene encoding LOW QUALITY PROTEIN: large ribosomal subunit protein bL20m-like (The sequence of the model RefSeq protein was modified relative to this genomic sequence to represent the inferred CDS: deleted 1 base in 1 codon); translation: MLELNEGYNPLITCDAQQNGGRAAPVLLRIRDAGPRASWSSSPLRNRVTYRYWRIQEVLKHAKHFRGGTGCGRNCCYRLAVRAGTLAFVKCTKTGNLKKRIMKTLWINRITAATQEHGPKYLAFTGNLIKCQVERHKKVLADLAVYEPKTFTSLAALANRRRQEEFAAALGDRKAAFFSRMVQHR